The following proteins are encoded in a genomic region of Thiomonas sp. X19:
- a CDS encoding RNA-directed DNA polymerase yields MPFPKSAARLENLQRAWQWIRSNPDRTYKSHFRELYSAYATADGALLKHLKNRLDRSIFEPSDACKLFLPKPSGILRPYTLLGIEDQIVYQAMANVVAERLHPRVRSKYNRQVFGHQYAGASSLWFYRRWTDGYKAFNKAAETVFASGYVWTASFDLTAFYDSIDHNVLRHMLKEIGLEHDFCMELTRLLNKWTATTTQIYHDHGIPQGPLSSGLISEAVLKHFDDNFRTRFDVKYFRYVDDIRLFAKSEDHLRHALVSLDRLSKDVGLFPQSGKIDIHRVTDIRDELKSVSSPVETVLTGPVPDQPGIRRRLAELAPREDNYRVTDSTRFKFLLAKADPSLRVLDRLWRVFEHAPHYYPQVSAYLQKFRALPDKHGDRLLGHIQTQDLYPAIRASLVTAADDRLSATRTKRLRTSLKTLWKPKSSTPELTAALWGALHRLSHLTESQTDYALLHSRTPWLRTRLHFGTPWFEISAARRDRLLNASMRSMDAEVALAAAWLAALLDCEIRKPIRDIHALAKIVLRENGKLRRADTKVCGIQQALLEMTGIDIAVNWRKFFGKNYRHAESKIVACKGYFKTNPTAWVSMLDVFNDLLVDDLFKRDGMIGARNLGNFGGVIGNKAFMAKFPKTYAYVLAVHTKRGEGELAHPIVKATKAPTGRIPFKWLKTGRKLMTAALAEIKAAGY; encoded by the coding sequence ATGCCGTTCCCGAAATCTGCGGCGCGATTGGAGAACCTGCAGCGGGCATGGCAGTGGATTCGTTCGAATCCGGATCGGACGTACAAGTCGCACTTCAGGGAGCTGTACTCGGCCTACGCGACTGCAGACGGGGCCCTACTCAAGCACCTGAAGAATCGACTTGATCGAAGCATCTTCGAGCCGTCCGACGCGTGCAAGCTGTTCCTGCCGAAGCCTTCGGGCATCCTGCGTCCGTACACATTGCTCGGCATTGAGGACCAGATCGTCTATCAGGCTATGGCCAACGTCGTTGCCGAACGGCTGCACCCGCGCGTCAGAAGCAAATACAACCGCCAGGTGTTCGGCCACCAGTACGCGGGAGCCTCCAGCCTGTGGTTCTATCGACGGTGGACTGACGGCTACAAGGCCTTCAACAAGGCCGCCGAGACGGTGTTTGCCAGCGGCTACGTTTGGACCGCGAGCTTCGACCTCACGGCGTTTTACGACAGCATTGATCACAACGTGCTGCGCCACATGCTCAAGGAGATTGGCCTTGAACATGACTTCTGCATGGAGCTGACCAGGCTCCTGAACAAGTGGACGGCCACGACGACGCAGATCTATCACGACCACGGCATCCCGCAGGGACCGTTGAGCTCGGGCCTGATCTCCGAAGCGGTGCTCAAGCACTTCGACGACAACTTCCGCACCCGCTTTGATGTCAAGTACTTCCGGTACGTCGATGACATCCGCCTCTTCGCGAAGAGCGAGGATCACTTGCGACACGCACTGGTCTCGCTGGATCGGCTGAGCAAAGACGTGGGCTTGTTCCCGCAGTCGGGGAAGATCGACATCCACCGGGTGACAGACATACGGGACGAGTTGAAGTCTGTCAGCTCGCCCGTGGAGACCGTGCTGACCGGCCCGGTACCTGACCAGCCCGGCATCCGGCGCCGGCTCGCGGAGTTGGCTCCCCGAGAGGACAACTATCGGGTCACTGACTCGACGCGGTTCAAGTTTCTGTTGGCCAAGGCTGATCCGTCGCTTCGCGTCCTCGACCGACTGTGGCGCGTCTTCGAACACGCGCCGCACTACTACCCGCAGGTTTCGGCCTACCTGCAGAAGTTTCGGGCGCTGCCCGACAAGCATGGCGATCGCCTGCTCGGCCACATCCAGACGCAGGACCTCTACCCAGCGATCCGGGCCAGTCTGGTGACGGCCGCGGACGATCGACTGTCGGCTACACGCACCAAGCGCCTACGCACGTCCCTGAAGACGCTGTGGAAGCCGAAGTCGAGCACACCGGAGCTGACTGCTGCCCTATGGGGCGCGCTTCATCGACTGTCACACCTGACCGAGAGCCAGACCGACTACGCGTTACTCCACTCGCGCACACCTTGGCTTCGGACGCGGCTGCACTTCGGAACGCCTTGGTTCGAGATCTCTGCAGCACGACGAGATCGACTCTTGAACGCTTCGATGCGAAGCATGGATGCTGAAGTGGCGCTGGCGGCGGCCTGGCTCGCTGCTCTGCTGGACTGCGAGATTCGCAAGCCGATCCGCGACATTCATGCGCTGGCCAAGATCGTGCTGCGGGAGAACGGCAAGCTCAGGCGGGCAGACACCAAGGTATGCGGCATCCAGCAGGCGCTGCTCGAGATGACAGGTATTGATATCGCAGTGAACTGGCGGAAGTTCTTCGGCAAGAACTATCGTCACGCCGAGTCGAAGATCGTTGCCTGCAAGGGCTACTTCAAGACGAACCCGACCGCCTGGGTCAGCATGCTCGATGTCTTCAACGATCTTTTGGTCGACGACCTGTTCAAGCGTGATGGGATGATAGGGGCCCGCAACTTGGGCAACTTCGGCGGCGTGATTGGCAACAAAGCGTTCATGGCCAAGTTTCCGAAGACATATGCCTATGTTCTGGCCGTTCACACGAAGCGCGGTGAGGGCGAGCTTGCTCATCCGATCGTGAAGGCGACCAAAGCTCCAACCGGGCGCATTCCGTTTAAGTGGCTGAAGACCGGTCGCAAGCTCATGACCGCCGCACTGGCCGAGATCAAGGCCGCAGGATATTGA
- a CDS encoding class I SAM-dependent DNA methyltransferase, with translation MPLTPDMRRSIDQIRDYLFGGGYPDPVSNAEQLSFLFFFYLVEGIDAENHARARFLKKPYTSLFDGTWELKNPLNAAAGVAVQDSRGSSDTALSTASTIPRERFRWSIWAKGLSGESLVRFVRDEVFAFFAELGQGGATNFMAGARLTIDEPTVLTQVINLVDGLRLDQADADTKGDLFEHVLRQIKQAGELGQFRTPRHVIRTIVEMIDPKVGETIYDPAAGTAGFLVAAYNHMRLANSSPSAITTAELDGKPQRRGLGDKLSAAQVSALNSATFFGNDVDPKMVRLATMNLTLRGLPDVRIQLRNVLTTTQDAERKAELGLPADGFHVILANPPFSGRVDRDRIVEDVKVGTTTATELLFLKYMMDSLRPGGRCGVIVPEGVLFGSTGAHKELRRQLIENNRVEAVLSLPGGVFQPYSGVKTSVLFFRKGGRTERVMFLHADNDGYKLDANHDTPIEADDLPALAQAYVLRESAWAKWAARDAAAEWGEKWWFADAATLRASDFNLSAGRYRPMSQAQVEHRDPRELLDELASIEAEIASKVEALRVALTEREA, from the coding sequence ATGCCCCTGACCCCCGACATGCGTCGGTCGATCGACCAGATCCGTGACTACCTCTTCGGCGGCGGCTACCCCGACCCGGTGAGCAACGCCGAGCAGCTCTCGTTCCTGTTCTTCTTCTACCTCGTCGAGGGCATCGACGCCGAGAATCACGCCCGCGCGCGCTTCCTCAAGAAGCCGTACACGAGCCTGTTCGATGGCACCTGGGAACTGAAGAACCCGCTCAACGCCGCAGCCGGCGTGGCCGTGCAGGATTCGCGCGGGTCCAGTGACACCGCTCTGAGCACCGCCTCCACCATTCCCCGCGAGCGCTTCCGCTGGTCGATCTGGGCCAAGGGCCTGTCCGGCGAATCGCTGGTGCGCTTCGTGCGCGACGAGGTGTTCGCCTTCTTCGCCGAGCTGGGGCAGGGCGGAGCGACCAACTTCATGGCCGGCGCGCGGCTCACCATCGACGAGCCTACGGTGCTGACCCAGGTGATCAACCTGGTCGACGGCCTGCGCCTGGACCAGGCCGACGCCGACACCAAGGGCGACCTGTTCGAGCATGTGCTGCGGCAGATCAAACAGGCTGGCGAGCTGGGCCAATTCCGCACGCCGCGGCACGTGATCCGCACGATCGTCGAGATGATCGACCCCAAGGTCGGCGAGACCATCTACGACCCGGCCGCCGGTACCGCGGGCTTCTTGGTGGCGGCCTACAACCACATGCGCCTGGCCAACTCGTCCCCCAGCGCGATCACAACCGCCGAGTTGGACGGCAAGCCGCAGCGGCGAGGCCTGGGCGACAAGCTCTCGGCGGCGCAGGTCAGCGCTCTGAACAGCGCCACCTTCTTCGGCAACGACGTGGACCCGAAGATGGTGCGACTGGCCACGATGAATCTCACGCTGCGCGGCCTGCCCGACGTGCGCATCCAGTTGCGCAACGTGCTGACCACGACGCAGGACGCCGAGCGCAAGGCCGAGCTGGGGCTGCCGGCCGACGGGTTCCACGTCATCCTGGCTAACCCGCCGTTCTCGGGCCGCGTGGACCGCGACCGCATCGTCGAGGATGTGAAGGTCGGCACCACCACCGCGACGGAACTGCTTTTCCTGAAGTACATGATGGACAGCCTGCGGCCGGGCGGGCGCTGTGGCGTCATCGTGCCCGAGGGCGTGCTGTTCGGGTCCACCGGCGCGCACAAGGAACTGCGCCGGCAGCTGATTGAGAACAACCGTGTCGAGGCCGTGCTGAGCCTGCCGGGCGGCGTGTTCCAGCCCTACAGCGGTGTGAAGACCTCGGTGCTGTTCTTCCGCAAGGGCGGGCGCACCGAGCGCGTGATGTTCCTGCACGCCGATAACGACGGCTACAAGCTCGATGCCAACCACGACACGCCCATCGAGGCCGACGACCTTCCCGCGCTGGCGCAGGCCTATGTGCTGCGCGAGTCGGCCTGGGCCAAGTGGGCGGCGCGCGACGCAGCGGCCGAGTGGGGCGAGAAGTGGTGGTTTGCCGATGCGGCGACGCTTCGGGCGAGCGACTTCAATCTTTCGGCCGGACGCTACCGGCCGATGAGCCAGGCGCAGGTGGAACACCGGGATCCACGCGAGCTACTGGATGAGCTGGCGTCAATCGAAGCGGAGATTGCCTCCAAGGTCGAGGCGCTGCGCGTAGCGCTGACTGAACGCGAAGCATGA
- a CDS encoding restriction endonuclease subunit S, giving the protein MTVQIARLGDICEINPRLPRDHGLKDDSKVSFVPMAAVSEVSGIIESATLRRYAEVKKGYTAFSDSDVLFAKITPCMENGKAALASGLAGGRGFGSTEFHVLRARESVLPEWIYYFVRREPFRREAKRNFTGTAGQQRVPTSFIEETLIPVPPLEAQRRIVDLLARAEGIVRLRREAQQKAAELIPAIFVDMFGDPATNPKQWPIQRLGDVVQSVSGGTPAKARPEFWDGDLPWVSPKDMKRDEIVDAEDHVNRRVLSETSLKLVPPDSVLIVVRGMILVHTVPVAITQVPLTINQDMKALRPASCISAPYLQWVLKVNHAKLLGAVSTAAHGTKKLDTDALMAMPVPVPPPNLQQQFGARLLAVRSIVSQQREASVRAKSTFDAQLARAFG; this is encoded by the coding sequence ATGACGGTGCAGATTGCCAGGTTGGGTGACATCTGCGAGATCAATCCGCGCCTGCCGCGTGACCACGGTCTCAAAGATGACAGCAAGGTCAGTTTCGTTCCGATGGCCGCAGTCAGCGAGGTCTCGGGAATCATTGAGTCGGCCACGCTTCGACGCTACGCCGAAGTGAAGAAGGGCTACACGGCCTTCTCCGACAGTGACGTGCTATTCGCAAAGATCACGCCGTGCATGGAGAACGGCAAAGCTGCGCTCGCCAGTGGCCTCGCCGGAGGCCGAGGTTTTGGCTCGACAGAGTTCCACGTGCTCAGAGCGCGGGAGTCTGTGCTGCCCGAGTGGATCTACTACTTCGTGCGCCGCGAGCCCTTTCGTCGAGAAGCCAAGCGCAACTTTACGGGGACGGCGGGGCAGCAGCGCGTGCCGACCTCGTTCATTGAGGAAACGTTGATTCCCGTTCCACCGCTTGAAGCGCAGCGTCGCATCGTCGACCTGCTCGCCCGCGCCGAAGGCATAGTCCGCCTGCGCCGTGAAGCCCAGCAGAAGGCCGCCGAACTGATCCCGGCGATCTTCGTCGACATGTTCGGCGACCCGGCGACGAACCCGAAGCAATGGCCGATACAGCGGCTTGGCGATGTAGTGCAATCGGTCAGCGGCGGCACGCCGGCAAAGGCGCGGCCGGAGTTCTGGGATGGCGACTTGCCATGGGTAAGTCCCAAGGACATGAAGCGCGACGAAATCGTCGACGCTGAAGATCATGTCAACCGAAGAGTCCTGAGCGAGACCAGTCTGAAGCTCGTTCCTCCAGACTCGGTGCTGATCGTTGTACGCGGCATGATTCTGGTTCATACCGTTCCCGTGGCGATAACCCAGGTGCCGCTCACGATCAATCAGGACATGAAGGCGCTGCGCCCGGCGAGTTGCATCAGTGCGCCGTATCTTCAATGGGTGTTGAAGGTCAACCATGCCAAGCTACTCGGCGCTGTATCTACGGCAGCGCACGGGACGAAGAAGCTGGACACCGATGCGCTGATGGCGATGCCTGTTCCGGTGCCGCCGCCGAATTTACAGCAGCAGTTTGGCGCGCGACTTCTTGCGGTCAGATCGATCGTGAGTCAGCAACGTGAGGCATCTGTGCGAGCCAAGTCGACGTTCGATGCGCAGCTTGCACGGGCCTTCGGTTGA